A region of the Oceanihabitans sp. IOP_32 genome:
TAAATTTTCAAGGATTCCAACTCGACCATAAAAACTTATGTTTTCGTCTTCTTTATGCACAAGAACTATTAAAGGATATCCGTTTTGTGCTTCAAACATTTCCAAGTTATTCTCAATTCCCGTTTTCGGATTTGGTCGGTCTAAAAAATAGGTAAAACTCACATTTTTTTCGATTGTACTGTCGAAAGGGTCACTTGTCGGATTTGCATAATTTATAATTCCTTGAACTTCATAAAAATCGGTTTCGTCATAGTCCGAGTATTTCTTTTCAGACTTGCAAGAAAAAAGTCCAAATGACAGAATTAACAGTATGTTTAGCGTTTTTCTCAAATTACTTACAACGTCCCCGTATATGCGCCGTGCCGACCGTATGGGAGGGATGGACGTATATACATTGTTGAACTAAACCTAAAGGTAGCTTCACGAGACAGTTACATCACGATTCACTACCTTTAGGATCAAGGTTTAATCTAATACTCAATATTATGAAAAAAAAATGACACTCTCATTGAAAGAGCCATTATTTCCGTTCCAGAGTTTGCAATACTCTACCACAAACTCAAGCGCTCCGTTGAGCTCGCTGGCAAAAGCCAGAGCACACTTACCAACTATGCTCGCTGTCTGGCGCACATCGCACTCCATTTTAACTGTAGTCCACTTGAGCTCGATGAGGAACAGATCTTAGATTATCTACACGTTTTAAAGTCACAACATAAGACCCCCTCAGATAGTTTTTTCAAGCACACTGTTTATGGGCTTCGCTATGCTTATCGCATCTTTGGGATGAAAGAAATGCGGGTCATACTTCCTTCTATTGAACGCCCCAAGAAGCTCCCCGTGGTATTAAACCAAAGGGAGGTAAAAAAACTGCTTCGCACTCCAAGACTGCTCAAGCACCGATTGGTACTTGCCATGCTCTATGGCTGTGGGCTCCGCAATTTTGAACTTCGCAACCTACAACGCAGGGATCTAGATTTTGACAGGAAGTTGCTGCACGTGCGCCAGGGCAAGGGGCGCAAGGATCGCTATGTTCCCTTATCCGAGATACAGATCCGTGGCCTTAAGAAGTACCTACAGGCAGAGAATCCGGTCACTTGGTGCTTTACGGCAATGATAGAACAGGCAGTCCGGCGCAGCTTTCCTCGCAAGGGATACAGTGGATCGTGCGTGAGGCCCGCAAGCAAAGCGGTATTACAAAGGAGATTACCGCCCATATCCTGCGCCATAGCTATGCCACCCATCTTTTGGAAATGGGTCTGGACATTATGAGCGTGAAGGACCTCTTGGGACACGCAGATATTCAGACCACTCTTATCTACCTCCATGTGGCACAATCAGGTAGGCAAAAGCCGTTCAGTCCGCTGGATAGGCTTTATGGTCAATAGGGATGTGCTGTCCCGATCATGAAGTAGCGCACGTATTGGAGCGCAACAGGGAGCACCTTGCCAATCATTGTGCCAACAGTTGGCAAGTCCGCACCCTGCATGCCCTGCGCAAGTGCCGCACCGCGGCCCTTGGCGGCCACATTGATTGTTGTAATAATCCTGCCTGTTATAAGCTCCATCTTAGCTACAACAGTTGCCGTAACCGTCATTGCCCCAAGTGCCAGGGACACAAGAAGGAAGCATGGATCCAGGCAAGGGAGGCAGATTTATTAAAGGTTTCTTACTTCCACGTGGTCTTTACCCTGCCCTGTGAGCTGAACAGGTTATCTCTGTACGAGCCAAAATTGGTGTACAACCTTTTGTTCACAACGGCCTGGGGCATCGTTAAGGATTTTGGCGCTAATCCCAAGTTCTTGGGTGGCAGGATGGGAATGGTCGCTATACTGCACACTTGGGGGCAGAACCTCTCGTTGCACCCACACCTGCACTGCATTGTCCCGGGAGGTGGGATTACCAAGACTGGCAAATGGAAGAACACCAAGAGCAAGGGAAAGTACCTGTTTCCGGTAAAGGCGATGAGCATAGTTTTTAGGGCTCGGTTTGTTGCTGGG
Encoded here:
- a CDS encoding tyrosine-type recombinase/integrase, with the protein product MREARKQSGITKEITAHILRHSYATHLLEMGLDIMSVKDLLGHADIQTTLIYLHVAQSGRQKPFSPLDRLYGQ
- a CDS encoding tyrosine-type recombinase/integrase — protein: MRVILPSIERPKKLPVVLNQREVKKLLRTPRLLKHRLVLAMLYGCGLRNFELRNLQRRDLDFDRKLLHVRQGKGRKDRYVPLSEIQIRGLKKYLQAENPVTWCFTAMIEQAVRRSFPRKGYSGSCVRPASKAVLQRRLPPISCAIAMPPIFWKWVWTL